A segment of the Halocatena salina genome:
AGGAGACGCGGTCATTCTAGACGAGTTCAGTTTTATGAGGTGCTACCAGAGCCAGATTACATCTCGCGTTTTTGCTTCTGGACAGTCTCATCCAGACCTACAAATCTAAGTATCGCTACAGAGAAATCTCGTTATGGACAAACCGACCGTACCGAAAGCGTGTGACATCACACGAACGGGTCCACGGTGATTTGCCTATGACACGACACGATGACCGTTTCCATGAACACCGATTCGAGACGATCGCCGTCGGGGCAGTTGAGAACGCGACGCCCGACGAGAGCGGAACGAGCGATGTCATTCCGCCAGTGCATTTTTCAAGCACCTTCGAGTGGGGCAGCGGAGACGATGCCAACGAACACGAGTACTCTCGCGAGAGCAACCCGACGCGGGTGGCCCTTGAAGAGCAGTTAGCCCGTCTTGAAGGCGGTGAGTACGGGTTGGCGTTCGCTTCGGGAATGGCCGCCATCTCGACGACGATGCTGTCGCTGGTCCCGCCAGGGGGCCACCTCGTCTCGTCGGACTCCCTCTATAGCGGGACCGAAAAGCTGCTCACGGAGTTCGTTGCCAGGCATCTCGGCGTTGATGTCGAGTTCGTCGATGCTCGTGAACCGGAAAACGTCGCTGCGGCAGTCGATTCGGACACTGACTTGATCTGGGCAGAGACACCGACGAACCCGCTGATGCGTCTGTGCGATATCAGCTCGGTTGCCACCATCGCCCACGACTACAGTGTGCCGTTCGGGGTCGACAGCACCTTCGCGAGTCCATACTTCCAAGCTCCGCTCGAACAGGGGGCCGATATTGCCGTCCACAGCACGACCAAGTACATCAACGGACATTCCGACTCGATCGGGGGTGCCGTCGTCACTGATGACGACGAGATCTACGAGGAGCTGGCGTTTTGTCAGCGGATCGGGCTCGGGAACATGCTCTCGCCGTTCGACTGTTACCTCGTTGGGCGAGGCATCAAGACACTGCCGGCACGGATGGAACACCACGAGGAGAACGCGATGGCAGTCGCTCGCCTCCTTGAGGCCCACGACCGGGTCGCTCGCATCTACTATCCGGGTCTTGAGAGTCACCCACAACACGATCTTGCGGCTGAACAGATGTCGGGATACAGCGGGATGCTTTCCTTCGAGTTCGACGGTACGCTCGATGAACTAGAAGAGTTCATCGAAGGTCTTGAGATGTTCACTCCAGGGGCCAGCCTCGGTGGCGTCGAAAGCCTCATCGAGGTACCATCGCTGATGATCCCCAACGAGGTCAATCGCGGGTCGGTCACCGCGGAGATTCCCGAGACCCTGGTCCGAATATCGGTCGGCATCGAAGATGTCGACGACCTTTGCGAGGACCTTCGGACGGCGCTGCCGTAGGCGCACGTTCCTCTTTCCTCCCGACCGGCCCGAGATTGGCAAGCAGGTCGACTGTCCACCGGTCGTGGCAGCCGCAAGCGGAATACGAACCGTTTCTACCCAAAAGAGTACGAATTATTCGAGCGGTTCGATGACATCTCCGGGGCGAATCATCCCATCTTCAAGAATGTCTGCTCGGAGCCCTCCTCGGTGAGTGAGTGCCTGCAATACGCCATCTTGAGTGATGCGCTGAAGATGATTACACGGTTCACACAGCCGATCCCCTCGACAGATGGCGTCACCAACGCGAAATCGTTGTCCAACGAGATGATTGAGTGCGACATCGCGAGTTTCGATGTTCCGTCGGTGTTCTCCCGGTGCGAGTTCGATTCCCGCTTCACGTTCGATTGCTGTAACAGCCTCCTGCTCGATCAACGTGAGATCGTATCCATCGTGGCGTTCCTCGTCCGACTCCCACTTGACGAAGGTCCCGGTTTCGACTTCACGGAAATATCTGTCACCCCGAAGGCCACTTCTAGCGACGGCCTCAACGTCACTGCGTTCGGTCATTTCGACTTCAGGCTCAGGAGCAGTGAAGATGTGTTCGACAGTTCCAACACCATTCATACTCACAGGGTGTTAGTCCTCTACCAAATGAGTTGCGCATGTGTGAGATGGCGTCTCAGACAGCTTGTGGACAGTATTTCAACTGTACAGACCAGTCAGACGGATTCTTGAGCGTGTCGTGGTCGACATCTCGTAGTGACTACGGTTCGTGAGATCCGGCAGACTGTCTTTCGATGAATCACCATCGGTCGCACGCTGAAGGGACAGACAACGATCTCGGTGAATTGGTCGCGGCTGTCACTACCATCGCGCAATCGGAGAATGAAAGCAGAACGCGCAGAATAAAGGCGTAGACACCGCTGAAACGGTCGTCCTCGAGATGAACCATCCGTACGTGACCGCTCAAACCGATGACGAACGGATGGACGCGAAGGCGTTCATCCACATGATCCATCGCTACCGTCACCAAGCAATCCTACAGCCTCGGTCCGCCCGACTGACGCCAGAATCCTTCGTGTCCGTCCACATCGTGAGCGGCGGCGCTGTGGTTGGCTACTTTGTTTCACCCTATATCAGAAAATACAAAATGGTAGACTAATTCAGGCTGGCGTCAATTATCATCGTTGATTAATAGGTGGGAAAATCCTAGATTATGCATTACAGAGCCACATTCCCAACTTCAGAAGCCGTAGGTGAATAGGGCGAATTATATCCGTCCGACTTCATACACTCTCAAGTCGATTCACAATCCATCTTGGAGGAATCAACCGTCGGAATATGGTGCCAGTAGTAAATCCGAGGATCGTGATTGGGATACCTAAGAAGAGCGCACTCTCTAGCCCCCAAGCGATAGCATCGGGAAGTGTCATTGGCGCATAGCTCAGTCCAGGCTCGTGAGGATCTATTACCGGTACTGGGGTACCGATTCTGTTGACAAAGAGACCGAAAATAGGCCCCATCACGAGTGCAGCCGTTGGCAACAGACCACTGTTCAGATAGGTACTCACAATTGCTCCGAGCAGGAGCACAACTGCTCCAATAACGAAAATCTGATAGATACGGTTGCCGCTGAACGTAGCGGTAAACCTATCCCATAGTTGTATATACGAGGGAGACTGGAGTACGATACTTCCATCAACAGTCGGTCCAGTCGGGGTGTATCGAACCGTCGCAACCGCCACAATCGCGGCAACGGCAACAGTGCTTACCAGCGCGACGGAGTAAATCCATGCTGATACCCTGGGAGTATGTCCGAGAAGGATAGCTCGCTTGCTGGCAAGGAATGATTTGATCCTACCGCTTTCGTTAGTTTTCGAACGCTTGTTGGTCGGACTACGCATTATTTGTATCTTCTATGTTTCCGAATTGATTGGTAATATTCCAGTTCATATTGGATTCTTATGTGCTAGTAAACGCATAAAGAATGATGATAAGCCCGATGATGGTGAGTAGTTGGGAGACGAGAGTCCCCTGTAACAGTGTGAGTGCATCTGTCACTCGGATCCAACTCTTTATCACGAACGGGATGGCCGTCAAAAACAGGATGCCAACGGTAAGAAACAGCAGCGTCCGATTTCTGTTCCGCATGTATCCACGGTAGCCCTGATACGCGACGAAAAGACCAACAACTGCAAGGAATCCGGCGATGATGACGGGCACTGTCGTCGCGTAGCTATCGAGAAGAGCCGAATCGAAACCTGCTATGAATTCATTCATTGCAGACCACCTCGGTCAGTTTCTCAACACTGGTGCATCTCCGGTAACTCTGTTCGGTCCAGGGGTTGGGCGTTGTATTACTGGTCATAGATGGTCACGAGGATGATCACGAGGCCGAAAAGCCGGATGAGATTGACCGTCGTCTCGACAGTCCATCCGGGCACAGCTGTAAGCGTCGTGAGAGCGACGTTGATACCAGCGGGAACCCCGCTCAGGAGCAAGATTCCCACTGTGAGTAAAACGATTCCGCGGTCGTGAGACTCCCGATAGCTCCGAACTCCCTTGAGTCCGATGACGAACGAGAGAACGATCGACACGAGAAGACTGATAAAAAACACTACCACGACCATCGCGTTGCCTGTCGCCGTTTGGAGAGGTAGTACCATCATGACTCGGTCACTTGAGATCCTCGACGAGGTCGGAAAAGCGGTCAGCCGCTTCCCGTTCTGTCCGGGTTATTTCGACGCTATACGTTCCATCCTCAAGGTTGATGGTCACCTGTTCGAGACGAGCTTCGTACGTCTTATAGTGATGGCCGTCGGGATCAAATCGTTGCTGGTCCGTAAGGAGGTCATGCTCTTGTAAGCGCTCGATACGGCGATAGATCGTCGGAAGCGATGCGTCACAACGCTCGCTCAACATCTTTGCCGACATCGGCTCACTGCTCGCCTTCGCAAGGATATCGCGTGCATATGGATCGTCGAGCAGGTCGGTGATCTCATCCAGATCACCGTCCGAAGTCATCAGCCAATTGTCGTTTTCTCGACAATTTATCCGCGAGCAGTTCTCGTTGTGAAAGCATGTCTCTTGGAGATGAAGACGGCTACTTATAAAATCAGATGGGAGACTTTCTGAGCCTGAAACCGTACTTGTCGTTTTATCCTAACTGCAGGAGTATCGTTCGATGAAGCATGAACGGACCGACACCGACCAGCCGTCGAACCATGACCTCAGGTGAGTAATATGGCAGTACTCGAAATACGTGGTCTCACCAAACGGTTTGGGAATACGACTGCTGTGCATGATCTTACCCTTGATGTCAATAAAGGCGAGGTGTTCGGCTTTCTCGGCCAAAACGGCGCTGGAAAGTCAACAACAATCGATATGCTCCTTGACTTTATTCGTCCAACAAACGGTACTGCTACAATCTCGGGTCATAATCCACAACACGACCCACGTACAGTACGGGAACACATTGGCATCCTCCCAGATGACTATAGCCTCTACGACCAGCTCACGGGGCGAGAACATATCGAATTCGCTATTACGATGAACGAAAGTGATGAGGACCCGGAAGCGATACTTGCTCGCATCGGACTCACTACCGCCAGTGACCGGCCGACTGGCAGCTATTCAAAAGGAATGCGTCAGCGGCTCGCTTTCGGAATGGCCCTCATCGGTGATCCGAGCGTCCTGATTCTTGACGAGCCGTCGACTGGTCTCGATCCGAACGGAGTAGAGGAAATGAGGGCGATTATCCGTGAAGAGGCTGATACTGGAACTACAGTCTTCTTTTCAAGCCATATCCTTGATCAAGTCGAGGCTATCTGTGACCGGGTAGGAATCATTGATGACGGCGAACTCATCGCTGTTGATACCGTTGAGGGACTGCGAAACACCTTCAACACCCGATCGACGCTCATCCTCTCGGTCGATTCTGTGCCATCTAGCCACGGAATATCTGATCTCGAAGGTGTCGAAAATATAAAATATACTGATAAAACTATCGAGGTCAGTTGTACGAATCCGGAGGTAAAATCATCAGTTATTGCTCGCGTGGAAGCTACTGGAGCTTCTGTAACTGATATTACTATTGAGCAGACCTCACTCGCTGAACT
Coding sequences within it:
- a CDS encoding trans-sulfuration enzyme family protein, which gives rise to MTRHDDRFHEHRFETIAVGAVENATPDESGTSDVIPPVHFSSTFEWGSGDDANEHEYSRESNPTRVALEEQLARLEGGEYGLAFASGMAAISTTMLSLVPPGGHLVSSDSLYSGTEKLLTEFVARHLGVDVEFVDAREPENVAAAVDSDTDLIWAETPTNPLMRLCDISSVATIAHDYSVPFGVDSTFASPYFQAPLEQGADIAVHSTTKYINGHSDSIGGAVVTDDDEIYEELAFCQRIGLGNMLSPFDCYLVGRGIKTLPARMEHHEENAMAVARLLEAHDRVARIYYPGLESHPQHDLAAEQMSGYSGMLSFEFDGTLDELEEFIEGLEMFTPGASLGGVESLIEVPSLMIPNEVNRGSVTAEIPETLVRISVGIEDVDDLCEDLRTALP
- a CDS encoding MOSC domain-containing protein: MNGVGTVEHIFTAPEPEVEMTERSDVEAVARSGLRGDRYFREVETGTFVKWESDEERHDGYDLTLIEQEAVTAIEREAGIELAPGEHRRNIETRDVALNHLVGQRFRVGDAICRGDRLCEPCNHLQRITQDGVLQALTHRGGLRADILEDGMIRPGDVIEPLE
- a CDS encoding DUF7521 family protein yields the protein MNEFIAGFDSALLDSYATTVPVIIAGFLAVVGLFVAYQGYRGYMRNRNRTLLFLTVGILFLTAIPFVIKSWIRVTDALTLLQGTLVSQLLTIIGLIIILYAFTST
- a CDS encoding winged helix-turn-helix domain-containing protein, with amino-acid sequence MTSDGDLDEITDLLDDPYARDILAKASSEPMSAKMLSERCDASLPTIYRRIERLQEHDLLTDQQRFDPDGHHYKTYEARLEQVTINLEDGTYSVEITRTEREAADRFSDLVEDLK
- a CDS encoding ABC transporter ATP-binding protein → MAVLEIRGLTKRFGNTTAVHDLTLDVNKGEVFGFLGQNGAGKSTTIDMLLDFIRPTNGTATISGHNPQHDPRTVREHIGILPDDYSLYDQLTGREHIEFAITMNESDEDPEAILARIGLTTASDRPTGSYSKGMRQRLAFGMALIGDPSVLILDEPSTGLDPNGVEEMRAIIREEADTGTTVFFSSHILDQVEAICDRVGIIDDGELIAVDTVEGLRNTFNTRSTLILSVDSVPSSHGISDLEGVENIKYTDKTIEVSCTNPEVKSSVIARVEATGASVTDITIEQTSLAELFSKITTGGKIE